In the Paenibacillus sp. FSL H7-0357 genome, one interval contains:
- a CDS encoding response regulator transcription factor encodes MIGKLLVVDDEAWFREGLMKLISTNELGWEVVGEAADGEEALAAMELCTPDLVITDINMPVMDGLSLTERLSDSNPNVMVIILTGYREFEYAQRAVRYGAVEFLLKPFSLDEVYRVLRKAYEKFRLNMLEKKVRLKERQINLFRAALYGCPHDLEAGEACSREWAGFSFCILRVQSYYPHEKTYTLRDVGLLHYAVSNIIAELMVRHGVRGIWFPLRSEEFAFLLEPGPVAAAYQSTVRSTVSRYTGIQVCWLDGGILRQLDGLAAKYQKIGITAGGETPPDGMNPQRSYPFKEELLSLLITSNLQGVRERITAYLQKASIMDLQSGKTEVYTMMTAFSDILMDDFRHLKAAGYEALDPGAILMLRSVPELMEWAEGKGRDFIALFAQWLQEKQDNVVLRAKQYIDSHYRGVCTLQTVAGHVHVTPNYLSNLFKKETGIGFTSYVSQLRIERAKSLLAGTKLRMLEIAEESGFDNSSYFTTVFKQLTGKSPSEYRKQTGEGLID; translated from the coding sequence ATGATCGGAAAGCTGCTCGTCGTGGATGACGAAGCTTGGTTCCGCGAAGGGCTGATGAAGTTGATCAGCACCAATGAGCTGGGATGGGAAGTAGTCGGCGAAGCGGCAGACGGGGAGGAAGCTCTGGCTGCAATGGAGCTGTGCACGCCCGATTTGGTCATTACGGATATTAATATGCCTGTTATGGATGGTCTTTCGTTGACAGAAAGGCTCTCGGACAGCAATCCAAACGTCATGGTGATTATTCTGACCGGTTACCGGGAATTTGAGTACGCACAGCGGGCGGTCCGGTACGGTGCAGTCGAGTTTCTTCTGAAACCGTTTTCTCTGGATGAAGTTTACCGCGTACTGCGCAAGGCCTATGAGAAGTTCCGCCTGAACATGCTGGAAAAAAAGGTCCGGCTAAAAGAACGGCAGATCAATCTGTTCCGGGCGGCTCTCTACGGATGCCCCCACGACCTTGAGGCGGGGGAGGCCTGCAGCAGGGAGTGGGCAGGCTTCTCCTTCTGTATTCTAAGAGTCCAAAGCTATTATCCGCATGAGAAAACTTATACGCTGCGGGATGTAGGACTTCTGCATTATGCGGTATCCAACATTATTGCGGAGTTGATGGTGAGGCATGGTGTGCGGGGAATTTGGTTTCCATTGAGGAGTGAAGAGTTTGCCTTCCTGCTGGAGCCGGGACCGGTTGCCGCCGCTTATCAATCGACAGTTCGGAGCACGGTAAGCCGCTATACTGGTATTCAGGTCTGCTGGCTGGATGGAGGGATTCTCCGGCAGCTTGACGGCTTGGCGGCAAAATACCAAAAAATCGGAATAACAGCCGGCGGGGAAACTCCCCCCGACGGGATGAATCCGCAGCGCTCCTACCCGTTCAAGGAAGAATTGTTGTCCTTGTTGATCACAAGCAACCTGCAGGGGGTAAGGGAAAGGATAACAGCTTATCTTCAAAAAGCATCAATCATGGACCTTCAGTCCGGAAAAACGGAGGTCTACACGATGATGACCGCTTTCTCGGATATTCTAATGGATGACTTCAGGCATCTGAAAGCTGCCGGATATGAAGCCCTGGATCCCGGAGCGATCCTGATGCTTCGCTCAGTGCCCGAGCTTATGGAATGGGCCGAGGGCAAGGGCAGGGATTTCATCGCCTTATTCGCACAGTGGCTGCAGGAGAAGCAGGATAATGTCGTCTTACGGGCCAAGCAATACATTGACTCTCATTACCGCGGGGTATGCACGCTGCAGACAGTGGCCGGGCATGTGCATGTGACACCGAATTACCTCAGTAACCTGTTTAAAAAGGAGACAGGCATAGGATTTACCAGCTATGTTAGCCAGCTGCGGATTGAGCGGGCAAAATCGCTTTTGGCTGGAACTAAACTAAGGATGCTGGAAATTGCCGAGGAGAGCGGATTTGATAATTCCAGTTATTTCACGACCGTTTTTAAACAGCTTACCGGGAAATCGCCCAGCGAATACCGCAAACAAACAGGTGAAGGTTTGATTGATTAA
- a CDS encoding cache domain-containing sensor histidine kinase — MFCNRFKFSTKLIAALSVATLIISGITGLITYKVHLSLFNQEISRQYRQTTKQVLARLDSRVKDMYRITDYITLNPSVKTAILNQTAGATSFERMQVERVLDEQLYQVRLDAPEMIGMRIYDLKGNIMNLGTLSGSFQRLDPTCLEDMIDRLEGTAGEYVWSRVKLDPGSQLEPSNWVMAGRLMRSVDLETYGMMLILFNTSLFESHLKDLRVHEDANAYLFDGDGKLLYSLNGDAESVPDLPELGTDANLIQNEGGISYLYTNQVADKVNFSLVSKVSLEQIQSRSKVILQVAIISALASLFCSWLIITVISRRLLRPLGSLVQGMRRVREGKFDTRVSIRTRDELAFIGDSFNRMTSRIETLIHEVYEREISEKEAELKAIQAQLNPHFLYNTLGMFFWKFYMHGDENSAQLVNNLSEMLQYTLEPVQHLTTLHDEIKQINNYLEIQKARYQEALSTEIDLPDELLNCQVIRLLLQPIVENVFVHAFRNKKNDRRLTISGYRMLAAEENPEQLVLEIADNGSGMEQALIRSILELPGIADDGGRHIGTRSVIRRIELVYGAPYGVDIHSAIGKGTLVRLRLPYHSAGGENGYDRKAARRG, encoded by the coding sequence TTGTTTTGTAACCGCTTTAAATTTAGCACCAAGCTGATAGCCGCGTTGTCGGTGGCGACACTTATCATCTCGGGTATAACCGGACTGATTACATACAAGGTGCATCTCTCACTGTTCAATCAGGAGATCAGCCGCCAATACAGACAGACCACAAAACAGGTGCTGGCCCGGCTTGATTCCCGGGTCAAGGACATGTACAGGATTACAGACTATATCACACTTAATCCTTCGGTGAAAACAGCGATTCTTAATCAGACGGCAGGGGCAACTTCTTTTGAAAGAATGCAGGTTGAGAGAGTATTGGATGAACAGTTATACCAGGTCCGGCTAGACGCTCCGGAAATGATAGGTATGCGAATCTATGATCTCAAGGGTAATATTATGAACCTGGGAACTTTATCCGGTTCTTTCCAGCGTCTGGACCCAACCTGCTTGGAAGACATGATAGACAGGCTGGAAGGAACCGCTGGGGAATATGTCTGGAGCCGGGTCAAACTTGATCCCGGGAGCCAGTTGGAACCTTCAAATTGGGTAATGGCGGGCAGATTGATGCGTTCCGTTGATCTGGAGACCTATGGAATGATGCTTATACTGTTTAATACCTCCTTATTTGAGTCTCATCTTAAAGATTTGCGCGTGCATGAGGATGCGAATGCTTATCTGTTCGATGGTGACGGTAAGCTGCTGTATTCATTGAACGGGGACGCGGAATCTGTTCCGGATTTGCCGGAACTGGGCACTGATGCGAATCTGATCCAGAACGAGGGCGGAATCTCCTATTTATATACGAATCAAGTAGCGGACAAGGTGAATTTCTCGCTGGTGAGCAAGGTTTCGCTTGAACAGATCCAAAGCCGGAGTAAAGTGATTTTACAAGTGGCCATTATTTCCGCCCTGGCTAGTCTCTTCTGTTCCTGGTTAATCATCACCGTAATCAGCAGAAGGCTGCTCCGCCCGCTGGGAAGCCTTGTGCAAGGAATGAGGCGGGTGCGTGAAGGGAAGTTCGACACCCGGGTCAGCATCAGGACACGTGATGAGCTGGCTTTTATTGGGGACAGCTTTAACCGGATGACTTCCCGGATAGAAACGTTGATACATGAAGTCTATGAACGGGAGATCAGTGAGAAGGAAGCGGAGCTGAAAGCTATTCAGGCACAGCTTAACCCCCATTTTCTGTACAATACATTAGGTATGTTTTTTTGGAAGTTCTATATGCACGGCGATGAGAATTCAGCGCAACTTGTCAATAATTTGTCGGAGATGCTGCAGTATACGTTGGAGCCGGTACAGCATTTGACGACCTTGCATGATGAAATCAAACAGATTAACAACTACCTTGAAATTCAGAAGGCGCGTTATCAGGAGGCGCTCTCAACAGAGATTGATCTTCCGGACGAGCTGTTGAACTGCCAGGTTATCCGTCTGCTGCTTCAACCCATTGTGGAAAATGTGTTTGTGCATGCTTTTCGTAACAAAAAAAACGACCGCCGCCTAACGATCAGCGGATATCGGATGCTGGCGGCCGAAGAAAATCCGGAGCAGCTGGTTCTGGAAATCGCCGACAACGGCAGCGGCATGGAACAAGCTCTGATCCGGAGCATTTTGGAGTTGCCAGGCATCGCGGACGATGGCGGCCGGCATATCGGCACCAGGAGCGTCATCCGCCGCATTGAATTGGTGTATGGCGCTCCTTACGGCGTGGATATTCACTCAGCAATAGGGAAGGGGACGCTGGTACGCCTGCGTCTTCCATATCATTCTGCGGGAGGGGAGAACGGATATGATCGGAAAGCTGCTCGTCGTGGATGA